From Halalkalicoccus sp. CG83, one genomic window encodes:
- the pdxS gene encoding pyridoxal 5'-phosphate synthase lyase subunit PdxS, whose product MSQPTDLEELRHGTDLVKRGFARMQKGGVVMDVVDRKQARIAEDAGAVAVMALEAVPADIRKRGGVARMADPGDVREIIEEVSIPVMGKSRIGHTKEAEILETIGVDMIDESEVLTPADDSYHIEKREFTAPFVCGARNLGEALRRIDEGAAMIRTKGEAGTGDVNQAVHHQRNIKATIRKLQGMSSEERTAWAREHEAPAALVEETAESGRLPVVNFAAGGIATPADAALMMHHGCDGIFVGSGIFGAENPEAMGEAIVEAVNAWDDPETLAGITEGIGGGMKGEANANLPEEERLQGRGV is encoded by the coding sequence ATGTCACAACCGACCGATCTCGAGGAGCTCCGTCACGGGACCGACCTCGTCAAGCGCGGGTTCGCCCGGATGCAGAAGGGCGGCGTCGTCATGGACGTCGTCGACCGGAAGCAGGCCCGGATCGCCGAGGACGCCGGCGCCGTCGCGGTGATGGCGCTCGAGGCCGTCCCGGCGGACATCCGAAAGCGCGGCGGCGTCGCCCGGATGGCCGACCCCGGCGACGTCCGGGAGATCATCGAGGAGGTCTCCATCCCCGTGATGGGCAAATCGAGGATCGGTCACACGAAGGAGGCGGAGATCCTCGAGACGATCGGCGTCGACATGATCGACGAGAGCGAGGTGCTCACGCCCGCTGACGACAGTTACCACATCGAGAAGCGCGAGTTCACCGCGCCGTTCGTCTGTGGCGCGCGGAACCTCGGCGAGGCGCTTCGACGCATCGACGAGGGCGCCGCCATGATCCGCACGAAGGGCGAGGCGGGCACCGGCGACGTGAACCAGGCCGTCCACCACCAGCGGAACATCAAGGCGACGATCCGAAAGCTCCAGGGGATGTCCAGCGAGGAACGGACCGCGTGGGCCCGCGAACACGAGGCGCCGGCGGCCCTCGTCGAGGAGACCGCCGAGAGCGGACGCCTCCCGGTCGTGAACTTCGCGGCCGGCGGGATCGCCACGCCCGCTGACGCCGCGCTGATGATGCACCACGGCTGTGACGGCATCTTCGTCGGTAGCGGCATCTTCGGCGCCGAGAACCCCGAGGCGATGGGCGAGGCGATCGTCGAGGCGGTCAACGCCTGGGACGACCCCGAGACGCTCGCCGGCATCACCGAGGGGATCGGCGGGGGGATGAAGGGCGAGGCCAACGCGAACCTCCCCGAGGAGGAGCGCCTCCAGGGACGCGGCGTGTGA
- a CDS encoding GTP cyclohydrolase III: MVTTQISLVQIDNYGPWTVTPEPRREVDLQTLQSRLYADLCQAIGREGGYVFFTRFDNMIAVTNGLDLEDHALIQESIGNRYPVSISMGVGVAETPRKALADATEVLQTAGSAQDGERREILGGEPLEVDRTAEDVRIAHFDVVDVTGTYTDRVDAFETFITIEQGYAALMRHMHREHDSLSFFVGGDNIIAVCPELASERYERAIEHVAREAGVDLQVGVGRGTTAHGAGMAAKHALEACRHNGTRVERTIPADD; this comes from the coding sequence ATAGTGACGACACAGATCTCGCTGGTCCAGATCGACAACTACGGGCCGTGGACGGTAACGCCCGAACCCCGCCGCGAGGTCGACCTCCAGACGCTCCAGTCGCGCCTATACGCCGACCTCTGCCAGGCGATCGGCCGGGAGGGTGGCTACGTCTTCTTCACCCGTTTCGACAACATGATCGCCGTCACCAACGGGCTCGACCTCGAGGACCACGCGCTGATTCAGGAGTCGATCGGCAACCGGTATCCCGTCTCGATCAGCATGGGCGTCGGCGTCGCGGAGACCCCCCGGAAGGCGCTGGCGGACGCCACCGAGGTGCTCCAGACCGCCGGTAGCGCCCAGGACGGCGAGCGTCGCGAGATCCTCGGCGGGGAGCCGCTCGAGGTCGACCGCACCGCGGAGGACGTCCGGATCGCCCACTTCGACGTGGTCGACGTCACCGGCACCTACACCGACCGGGTCGACGCCTTCGAGACGTTCATCACGATCGAGCAGGGCTACGCCGCGCTGATGCGCCACATGCACCGCGAGCACGACTCGCTCTCCTTCTTCGTCGGCGGCGACAACATCATCGCGGTCTGTCCCGAACTCGCGTCCGAGCGCTACGAGAGGGCGATCGAGCACGTCGCCCGGGAGGCAGGGGTCGATCTCCAGGTCGGCGTCGGACGCGGCACGACCGCCCACGGTGCCGGTATGGCCGCGAAACACGCGCTCGAGGCGTGTCGCCACAACGGCACCCGCGTCGAGCGAACGATCCCGGCCGACGACTGA
- the queC gene encoding 7-cyano-7-deazaguanine synthase QueC, protein MTEAVVLLSGGMDSATAAYEARNEGYEISALHTSYGQRTEGKEYDCAYRIAEELDASDFLHIETDHLSAIGGSSLTDESMAVGDASDDDEIPDTYVPFRNANLLSMAVSYAEARGAEAVFIGAHSEDFAGYPDCRPAFFEAFQGVVDTGTKPGTAISIEAPYVERSKTEIAERGLDLGVPYEHTWSCYRAEEPACGTCDSCSYRREAFERAGSEDPIAYATD, encoded by the coding sequence ATGACGGAAGCCGTCGTCCTCCTCTCGGGGGGCATGGACAGCGCGACCGCCGCCTACGAGGCTCGAAACGAGGGCTACGAGATCAGCGCGCTCCACACCTCCTACGGCCAGCGAACCGAGGGGAAGGAGTACGACTGCGCGTACCGGATCGCCGAGGAACTCGACGCGAGCGACTTCCTCCACATCGAGACCGATCATCTCAGTGCCATCGGCGGCTCGAGCCTCACCGACGAGTCGATGGCGGTGGGCGACGCGAGCGACGATGATGAGATCCCCGACACGTACGTCCCCTTCCGGAACGCGAACCTGCTGTCGATGGCGGTCTCCTACGCCGAGGCCCGCGGCGCGGAGGCCGTCTTCATCGGCGCCCACAGCGAGGACTTCGCGGGCTACCCCGACTGCCGGCCCGCCTTCTTCGAGGCGTTCCAGGGCGTCGTCGATACGGGGACGAAGCCAGGTACGGCGATCTCGATCGAGGCGCCGTACGTCGAACGTTCGAAGACCGAGATCGCCGAACGCGGCCTCGATCTCGGCGTCCCCTACGAGCACACGTGGAGCTGTTATCGCGCGGAGGAGCCGGCCTGCGGGACCTGTGACTCCTGTTCCTACAGGCGAGAGGCGTTCGAGCGCGCCGGCAGCGAGGACCCAATCGCGTACGCGACGGACTGA
- a CDS encoding PAS domain S-box protein yields the protein MADPTGVKRSPIDESAGRYLQEHEREFRRLTEHAKEVFWISDPERFGTIYVNPAFEEVWGRSREELYENPETLLESVHPEDRERVADAVDNEIERGGFDEIYRIERPDGEVRWIHDRSFPVEDENGEIDEVVGIAVDITERKRIEEQLRHERDLTKRILDTCPVTILVIDAERTITFGNERMNEVMGTDEIAGTPLSEVPWTIYENGEPVPAGQRPFDVIREREEPVYDLQYPARIDGESRWLSINGVPLYEDGEFDGAVFVVKDITGRKRREQALSTVHEATTRMMRAESGEEVCELAVAAATELLPVSRTAVYAFDSETHALRPAARSPAAREVVEVRSSIEDGSPIWEAFVDGETRMVDDGVRAAVIPIGTHGVLVVPTDRTAAFDEEAVSLARLLCDDVEAALNRTEREAALREQGETLQRANEELERLNHVTDIIRSVTQAIVRSDCRAGITSTVCERLAAAEPYRFAWIGEVVDEGIDPEAWSGIPKSYLEKLESSTEADDSAPARTARTGELAVDRALLEDRDEDRRTEALSRNYQSIAAVPLAHRGRSYGVLCVYADRADAFGERERGVLRELGETIGYAIDAMETRNALASDGVTELRLRVRDPEFAPQRLADEGCRIEHRGLVPRSDGASRWFVAVDGTTPERMDELVAGIDRIETSHRVVEGDALYELIVRPPVRDEKPCLFDEAVEHGGRIESMTATAEEVTVTVEMPTESAVRRFVESLRSDYRTVELVGRHDLDRPSMARSERQGAATAELTDRQQEILQVAYFSGYFEDPRETTGAELAEQLGVNRSTFHRTLRAAERASFASLLE from the coding sequence ATGGCCGATCCGACGGGAGTTAAACGATCGCCGATCGACGAGAGCGCCGGTCGATATCTCCAGGAGCACGAGCGGGAGTTCCGTCGGCTCACCGAGCACGCAAAGGAGGTGTTCTGGATCAGCGATCCCGAGCGGTTCGGAACGATCTACGTCAACCCCGCCTTCGAGGAGGTGTGGGGACGATCGCGCGAGGAACTGTACGAGAACCCGGAGACGCTGCTCGAGTCGGTCCATCCCGAGGACCGCGAACGCGTCGCCGACGCCGTGGACAACGAGATCGAACGGGGTGGGTTCGACGAGATCTACCGGATCGAACGGCCCGACGGGGAGGTGCGTTGGATCCACGACCGGTCGTTCCCGGTCGAGGACGAGAACGGCGAGATCGACGAGGTGGTCGGCATCGCGGTGGACATCACCGAACGAAAGCGGATCGAGGAGCAGCTCCGCCACGAGCGCGATCTCACGAAGCGGATCCTCGACACCTGTCCGGTGACGATCCTCGTCATCGACGCCGAGCGAACGATCACGTTCGGCAACGAGCGCATGAACGAGGTCATGGGAACCGACGAGATCGCCGGGACGCCGCTGTCGGAGGTCCCCTGGACGATCTACGAGAACGGCGAGCCGGTGCCGGCGGGCCAACGGCCGTTCGACGTGATCCGAGAGCGCGAGGAGCCGGTCTACGACCTCCAGTATCCGGCCCGAATCGACGGAGAGAGTCGGTGGCTGTCGATCAACGGCGTCCCGCTGTACGAGGACGGCGAGTTCGACGGCGCCGTCTTCGTCGTGAAGGACATCACCGGCCGAAAACGCCGCGAGCAGGCGCTCTCGACGGTACACGAGGCGACGACTCGGATGATGCGGGCCGAATCCGGCGAGGAGGTGTGCGAGCTCGCGGTCGCCGCCGCCACGGAGCTGTTGCCGGTCTCGCGGACCGCGGTGTACGCGTTCGATTCGGAGACCCACGCACTGCGACCGGCCGCCCGGAGCCCGGCGGCGAGGGAGGTCGTCGAGGTACGATCGAGCATCGAGGACGGCTCGCCGATCTGGGAGGCGTTCGTCGACGGCGAGACGCGGATGGTCGACGACGGCGTGAGGGCGGCCGTGATCCCGATCGGTACCCACGGGGTGCTCGTCGTTCCGACCGATCGAACGGCGGCGTTCGACGAGGAGGCCGTCTCGCTCGCCCGCCTCCTGTGTGACGACGTGGAGGCCGCGCTCAATCGAACCGAACGGGAAGCCGCCCTCCGCGAACAGGGGGAGACCCTCCAGCGGGCCAACGAGGAGCTCGAACGACTCAACCACGTCACCGACATCATACGGAGCGTCACCCAGGCGATCGTCCGATCCGACTGTCGAGCCGGGATCACGTCGACCGTCTGTGAGCGCCTCGCCGCGGCCGAGCCCTATCGGTTCGCCTGGATCGGCGAGGTGGTCGACGAAGGGATCGATCCCGAAGCGTGGTCGGGCATCCCGAAGTCGTATCTCGAGAAGCTCGAGTCGTCGACCGAGGCCGACGACTCGGCGCCAGCGCGGACGGCCCGCACCGGGGAGCTCGCCGTCGATCGCGCGCTGTTGGAGGACCGAGACGAGGACCGGCGGACGGAGGCGCTCTCGCGAAACTACCAGTCGATCGCGGCGGTGCCGTTGGCCCACCGCGGTCGAAGCTACGGCGTCCTCTGTGTCTACGCCGATCGCGCCGACGCGTTCGGCGAGCGCGAACGAGGCGTGCTCCGCGAACTCGGCGAGACGATCGGGTACGCGATCGACGCCATGGAGACGCGAAACGCGCTGGCGAGCGACGGCGTCACCGAGCTACGCCTCCGCGTTCGCGATCCGGAGTTCGCCCCCCAGCGACTCGCCGACGAGGGCTGTCGGATCGAACACCGGGGCCTGGTTCCCCGTTCCGACGGCGCGTCCCGGTGGTTCGTCGCCGTGGACGGTACCACGCCGGAGCGAATGGACGAACTCGTCGCGGGGATCGACCGAATCGAGACCAGTCATCGAGTCGTCGAGGGGGACGCGCTCTACGAACTGATCGTCCGGCCGCCGGTTCGAGACGAGAAGCCGTGTCTCTTCGACGAGGCCGTCGAACACGGCGGGAGGATCGAATCGATGACCGCCACGGCCGAGGAGGTGACCGTTACCGTCGAGATGCCCACCGAGTCGGCCGTCCGCCGGTTCGTCGAGTCGCTGCGCTCGGATTACCGGACCGTCGAGCTCGTCGGCCGCCACGATCTCGACCGCCCGTCGATGGCCCGATCCGAACGGCAGGGGGCGGCCACGGCGGAACTGACCGACCGCCAGCAGGAGATCCTACAGGTGGCGTACTTCAGCGGCTACTTCGAGGATCCGCGCGAGACGACGGGCGCCGAACTCGCCGAGCAGTTGGGAGTCAACCGATCGACGTTTCACCGGACGCTCAGGGCGGCCGAACGCGCGTCGTTCGCGTCGCTGCTGGAGTGA
- a CDS encoding glycosyltransferase family 4 protein produces MYVGLVVYGDLEPRSGGYRYDRELVEGLRACGDRVDVISLPETGYLRSLGHGLSSRLSRAFDRPFDVLLQDELCHPSLFRANRTDRGYPIVSIVHHLRSSEDRSRVDRWLATGLERRYLRSVDAVVCPSRATQLSVSRLASVPGIVAWPGRGRFAPRISATAIREHAHEGPLELLFVGNLVPRKGLDDLVRGLARVDGDWRLTVVGSEGNAGHVARVRTLIDDLDLADRVRFTGWLDDDALAERFERAHLLAVPSSHEGFGIAYLEGMGFGLPPIASADGGAADLVDDGRTGFLVAPNDPAAIGRAVGSVIDDRAFLADLGIAARERYERHPTREETAGRIRAFLETRIGG; encoded by the coding sequence ATGTACGTCGGCCTCGTCGTCTATGGCGACCTCGAACCGCGGTCGGGGGGCTACCGCTACGATCGCGAACTCGTCGAGGGGCTCCGCGCCTGCGGCGACCGCGTCGACGTGATCTCGCTGCCGGAGACGGGCTACCTCCGCAGTCTGGGTCACGGCCTCTCGTCGCGACTCTCCCGAGCGTTCGACCGGCCGTTCGACGTCCTCCTGCAGGACGAGCTCTGTCATCCCTCGCTGTTCCGGGCGAACCGCACGGATCGTGGCTACCCGATCGTCTCGATCGTCCACCACCTCCGATCGAGCGAGGACCGCTCCCGGGTCGATCGATGGCTCGCCACGGGCCTCGAACGCCGATACCTTCGGAGTGTCGACGCCGTGGTCTGTCCCAGCCGGGCGACCCAGCTGTCGGTCTCGCGGCTCGCGTCGGTTCCCGGAATCGTCGCCTGGCCCGGGCGGGGACGCTTCGCCCCGCGGATCTCGGCGACGGCGATCCGCGAACACGCCCACGAGGGGCCTCTCGAACTGCTGTTCGTCGGCAACCTCGTCCCGCGCAAGGGGCTCGACGACCTGGTTCGCGGGCTCGCGCGGGTCGACGGCGACTGGCGGCTGACCGTCGTCGGGAGCGAGGGCAACGCGGGTCACGTCGCTCGGGTCCGGACGCTGATCGACGACCTCGATCTCGCCGATCGGGTCCGGTTCACGGGCTGGCTCGACGACGACGCGCTCGCCGAACGGTTCGAACGCGCCCACCTGCTCGCGGTCCCCTCGAGCCACGAGGGGTTCGGCATCGCTTATCTCGAGGGGATGGGGTTCGGTCTGCCGCCGATCGCGAGCGCCGACGGCGGCGCCGCCGATCTCGTGGACGACGGTCGGACCGGGTTCCTCGTCGCGCCGAACGACCCGGCGGCGATCGGCCGCGCCGTCGGTTCCGTGATCGACGACCGCGCTTTCCTCGCCGACCTGGGGATCGCCGCGCGCGAACGCTACGAGCGCCACCCGACTCGCGAGGAGACCGCGGGTCGGATCCGCGCGTTTCTGGAGACCCGGATCGGCGGGTAG
- the pdxT gene encoding pyridoxal 5'-phosphate synthase glutaminase subunit PdxT — protein sequence MGLIAGVVAVQGNVSEHADAIERAAARHGERVEVREVRESGVVPDCDLLAMPGGESTTISRLVHRGGIAPEIEEHVAAGKPLLATCAGLIVAARDAGDERVECLGLIDAAVDRNAFGRQRDSFETSLDVEGCDEPFPAAFIRAPQVTEVGEGVEVLAEHDGRIVAVRDGPVVGTAFHPELAGSSGIHDLAFFEQ from the coding sequence ATGGGCCTGATCGCGGGCGTCGTCGCCGTCCAGGGCAACGTCAGCGAGCACGCCGACGCGATCGAGCGCGCCGCCGCCCGCCACGGCGAGCGGGTCGAGGTGCGGGAGGTCCGGGAGTCGGGGGTGGTCCCCGACTGTGACCTGCTGGCGATGCCAGGAGGCGAGTCCACGACCATCTCCCGGCTCGTCCACCGCGGGGGGATCGCCCCCGAGATCGAGGAGCACGTGGCGGCCGGAAAGCCGCTTCTCGCGACGTGTGCTGGGCTGATCGTCGCCGCACGGGACGCGGGCGACGAGCGCGTCGAGTGTCTGGGACTGATCGACGCGGCCGTCGATCGCAACGCCTTCGGCCGCCAGCGCGACAGCTTCGAGACGTCGCTCGACGTCGAGGGCTGCGACGAGCCGTTCCCGGCAGCGTTCATTCGCGCGCCACAGGTCACCGAGGTCGGCGAGGGCGTCGAGGTGCTCGCCGAACACGACGGACGGATCGTCGCCGTCCGGGACGGCCCCGTCGTCGGCACGGCGTTCCACCCGGAACTCGCCGGGTCGTCGGGGATCCACGACCTGGCGTTCTTCGAGCAGTAA
- a CDS encoding uracil-DNA glycosylase: MCPEFETELAAVPEERFDRSQFVPSVDPLDADVMPVGEAPGADEVERLERVLEEVGIGRREIYITNLVKVRPPENRDPYRDEIEAWCGVLDAEIDRVDPDVIVPMGSFAARELLDTDETITDLRGESRTVRNREAIPTFHPAAALYDRSKVDTLEEDFAAILSRPQ; encoded by the coding sequence ATGTGCCCGGAGTTCGAGACCGAACTCGCGGCCGTCCCCGAGGAACGGTTCGACCGCTCGCAGTTCGTCCCGTCGGTCGACCCGCTCGATGCCGACGTGATGCCCGTCGGGGAGGCGCCCGGAGCCGACGAGGTCGAACGGCTCGAGCGCGTTCTGGAGGAGGTGGGGATCGGCCGGCGGGAGATCTACATCACGAACCTCGTGAAGGTGCGACCGCCGGAGAACCGCGATCCGTACCGCGACGAGATCGAGGCGTGGTGCGGGGTGCTCGACGCGGAGATCGATCGCGTCGACCCGGACGTGATCGTGCCGATGGGGTCGTTCGCCGCGCGTGAGCTGCTCGATACCGACGAGACGATCACCGACCTGCGCGGCGAGTCGAGGACCGTTCGGAATCGAGAAGCGATCCCGACGTTCCACCCTGCGGCCGCCCTCTACGACCGGAGCAAAGTGGACACGCTAGAGGAGGACTTCGCGGCGATCCTGAGCCGACCTCAGTGA
- a CDS encoding 6-pyruvoyl trahydropterin synthase family protein encodes MYRVSVSTDFVAQHFLTVPDPGPEGEPHSHRYELEVRCRGPELNEYGYLLDIDELIAAVDAVEERYRDELLNDREAFDGLNPSVEHFARIVADRLAGSLDAPEVETLTVRLHEDEIAWASYERALTA; translated from the coding sequence ATGTACCGCGTCTCCGTCTCGACCGACTTCGTCGCACAGCACTTCCTCACCGTCCCCGACCCCGGCCCCGAGGGCGAGCCCCACTCGCACCGCTACGAACTGGAGGTTCGCTGTCGGGGTCCCGAACTGAACGAGTACGGCTACCTGCTCGACATCGACGAGCTAATCGCGGCGGTCGACGCCGTCGAGGAGCGCTACCGGGACGAGCTACTCAACGACCGCGAGGCCTTCGACGGGTTGAACCCCAGCGTCGAGCACTTCGCGCGGATCGTCGCCGACCGCCTTGCCGGGAGCCTCGACGCCCCGGAGGTCGAGACGCTGACGGTCAGGCTCCACGAGGACGAGATCGCCTGGGCGAGCTACGAGCGGGCGTTGACGGCCTGA
- a CDS encoding PQQ-dependent sugar dehydrogenase → MVPRTGRRRFLAAVAAGTTTGLAGCSMDGSDDAEADSADSDRVQPATLTGLPDAIALELVTDELVTPTAVAFVPDADRRYVAEREGVVHVHEDDRLDEPLLDLTGSIESGGEQGLLGLELHPEFAENRRLFVRYSSPSRPGTPDGYSHTFVLAEFEVSEDGREIVADAERAVLEIPKPNEIHNAGDIAFGPDGYLYVPVGDSAASPDLEWQGPGTGGYGQDVVENLLGSVLRIDVDDRADGEGYSVPDDNPLVGEDGLDEYYAWGFRNPWRMSFDGDDLFVADVGKDEWEEVNLVERGGNYGWNVKEGTGCFNAENCPNETPEDVRGGEPLLDPIVEYPHPGGEEEPAVGGVSVIGGHVYRGSALSELEDTYVFGDLHADGRLFAARPAEDGGLWSIGTVEIAAGAEGLERLFAFGRDPVGELYVLGSGADASGLFRIVPAS, encoded by the coding sequence ATGGTTCCCCGCACCGGCCGCCGCCGGTTCCTGGCGGCGGTCGCCGCCGGTACGACGACCGGCCTCGCCGGCTGTTCGATGGACGGCTCCGACGACGCCGAGGCCGACTCGGCCGATTCCGACAGGGTGCAGCCGGCGACGCTCACCGGCCTGCCGGACGCGATCGCCCTCGAACTCGTGACGGACGAACTGGTGACGCCGACCGCCGTCGCATTCGTGCCCGACGCCGATCGGCGGTACGTCGCGGAACGGGAGGGGGTAGTCCACGTCCACGAGGACGACCGCCTCGACGAGCCGCTGCTCGATCTGACCGGCTCGATCGAGTCCGGCGGCGAGCAGGGACTGCTCGGCCTCGAACTCCACCCCGAGTTCGCCGAGAACCGACGGCTGTTCGTCCGCTACAGCTCGCCGTCCCGGCCGGGGACGCCCGACGGTTACAGCCACACGTTCGTCCTCGCGGAGTTCGAGGTGAGCGAGGACGGCAGGGAAATCGTGGCCGACGCCGAGCGCGCGGTCCTCGAGATCCCCAAGCCCAACGAGATCCACAACGCCGGCGACATCGCGTTCGGGCCGGACGGCTACCTCTACGTCCCGGTCGGCGACAGCGCCGCGTCCCCCGACCTCGAATGGCAGGGGCCCGGCACCGGCGGTTACGGCCAGGACGTCGTCGAGAACCTCCTGGGAAGCGTCCTCCGCATCGACGTCGACGACCGGGCGGACGGCGAGGGGTACTCGGTGCCGGACGACAACCCCCTGGTCGGTGAGGACGGTCTCGACGAGTACTACGCGTGGGGCTTTCGGAACCCCTGGCGGATGTCGTTCGACGGCGACGACCTCTTCGTCGCCGACGTCGGGAAGGACGAGTGGGAGGAGGTGAACCTCGTCGAGCGCGGCGGCAACTACGGCTGGAACGTCAAGGAGGGAACCGGCTGTTTCAACGCCGAGAACTGTCCGAACGAGACGCCCGAGGACGTCCGCGGCGGCGAGCCGTTGCTCGATCCGATCGTCGAGTACCCACACCCCGGCGGCGAGGAGGAGCCGGCGGTCGGCGGCGTCTCGGTGATCGGGGGGCACGTCTACCGCGGCTCGGCGCTCTCGGAACTGGAGGACACATACGTCTTCGGCGATCTCCACGCGGACGGCCGGCTGTTCGCCGCCCGACCCGCCGAGGACGGCGGGCTGTGGTCGATCGGCACCGTCGAGATCGCTGCGGGCGCGGAGGGCCTCGAACGGCTCTTCGCGTTCGGCCGCGACCCCGTCGGGGAGCTCTACGTGCTCGGGAGCGGCGCCGACGCGAGCGGTCTCTTTCGGATCGTTCCGGCCTCGTGA
- a CDS encoding VOC family protein yields the protein MIEVADLDHVAVRVSDVDRALEFYHELLGLPIRDRALFEDGELPFVAVVAGGRHLHLVPTDEPIDVDGEHVCLLLRSDDTDSRGAIEGFLDELREAGVDVEEGEPRERLGAYGRDWAAYVRDPDGRRVELKFH from the coding sequence ATGATCGAGGTCGCGGACCTGGACCACGTCGCCGTCCGTGTGAGCGACGTCGACCGCGCCCTGGAGTTCTACCACGAGCTGCTCGGTCTCCCGATTCGCGACCGCGCACTGTTCGAGGACGGCGAGCTACCGTTCGTCGCCGTCGTCGCCGGCGGCAGACACCTCCATCTCGTCCCGACCGACGAGCCCATCGACGTCGACGGCGAGCACGTCTGTCTGTTGCTTCGCTCGGACGACACCGACTCACGCGGGGCGATCGAGGGGTTCCTCGACGAACTACGCGAGGCCGGCGTCGACGTCGAGGAGGGCGAACCCCGCGAACGACTCGGCGCGTACGGCCGTGACTGGGCCGCCTACGTCCGTGATCCCGACGGTCGACGCGTCGAGCTGAAGTTTCACTGA
- a CDS encoding arsenate-mycothiol transferase ArsC, producing MTTVAFVCSGNAGRSQMATAFAERERERRGLDVELLTGGTDPADRIHREVIDVMDEKGIDVRDREPRAITPSDVESATHVVTMGCSIEGVRPADWEGETETWEVAHPSGDAIDATRAQRDEIERRVSDLFDRIETGG from the coding sequence ATGACGACCGTCGCGTTCGTCTGTTCCGGAAACGCAGGGAGGAGCCAGATGGCGACCGCGTTCGCCGAACGCGAGCGCGAGCGCCGAGGTCTCGACGTCGAACTGCTCACCGGCGGCACCGACCCCGCCGACCGTATCCATCGAGAGGTGATCGACGTGATGGACGAGAAGGGGATCGACGTCCGCGATCGGGAGCCCCGAGCGATCACGCCGTCGGACGTCGAGAGCGCGACACACGTCGTGACGATGGGCTGTTCGATCGAGGGAGTTCGTCCGGCGGACTGGGAGGGAGAGACCGAGACGTGGGAGGTCGCCCACCCCAGCGGCGACGCGATCGACGCCACACGCGCCCAGCGCGACGAGATCGAACGCCGCGTTTCCGACCTCTTCGATCGGATCGAGACCGGCGGGTAG